A region of the Paracoccus pantotrophus genome:
CCTTTGCTGGTGCAGCCAGCCCGAGACCAGCCCCTGCGGCTCGCGCTTGACCGAGATGCGATAGGTCTGGCCGTTCGGCGCAGCCGAGATCGAATAGTTGCGCTTGGCCGGGGCATGGCCGGGGATCTCCAGCCAGAAGGTCAGGTACTGGCCCGGCTTGTGCGCCATCACCGGCCCGCCATCGACCGGGCGCAGGATAAACGAGGCGATGGTGCTGCTTTCGCGGATCACCTCGTCGATGCGGAACTCGCGCCAGCCGTTCCAGCCGCCCGCGACCGCCAGCTGCTCGTCATAGATCCGCCGCTCGCGCGCGATCAGGATATTGGCAAGGAACCAATAGGCCTCGCCCCAGGCATCCAGCACCTCGTCGGTGGCCGCATCGCCCAGCACCGCCTGGATGGCGCCCAAGAGCGCCTCGGCGACATGGGGGTAATGCTCGGGCAGGATCTGCAGGCCCACGTGTTTCTGGGCGATGCGCTCGACCGCGGGGACCAGCGCCGTGACGTTGTCGATATTGTTGGCATAGGCCAGGATCGCCCCGGTCAGCGCGCGCGGCTGCGCTTCCGAACCGCCCTGGTGCGACTGGTTGAACAGGTCGCGGATCTCGGGGTTCTGGAACATGCGCGCATACATTTCGCGCACGATGTCAAGGCCATGCGCCTCGAGCCCAGGGACAGTGGCTTTGACCAGGGCGATGGTCTGCGCGCTCAGCGGCTGCGGCATCGGGCTTCTCCTGCTAGGTTGCGCGGCGGGGGTCGGCCGCGACTCAAAACATGTATTGCGGATACATGTATCTTTGCCGCCAGAAACATGCAATCAGGATACATGTTTTATCGGAGGCCGCGATGCGCCTGACGCGCTATACCGATTACGCCATGCGCGTGCTCTTGTATCTGGGCCGCGAGCCCGAACGGCTGTGCTCGATCGGCGAGATCGCGCAAGCCTATGGCATCTCGCAGAACCACCTGATGAAGGTCATCAACGACCTGGTGCATGCGGGCTTTCTGGCCAGCCTGCGCGGCCGCAACGGCGGCATCCGGCTGGCGCGGCCGCCGGCCGAGATCAATATCGGCGCGCTGGTGCGCCATACCGAGGACGATTTCGACCTGGTCGGCTGCACCAGCTGCATCATCGCGCCGGCCTGCGGGCTGACCTCGGTGCTGGACGAGGCGATGGCGGGCTTCATGGCGGTTCTGGACGGCTACAGCCTGGCCGATGTGCTGGCGCGGCGGCCGGATTTCTCGCATCTGCTGCACCCGGTGGCGCCGCGCGAGCCGGCGCGGTCCTGACCCGGATCAGCCGCCCGGCCCGGCATCCCTTTCGTGGAACGCCCAGTCCTGGAAGGCCTGGGCGTTCTCGGCCAGGTCGGCAGGCTGCGGATCGTTGGCCAGCAGGTAGTAGCCATAGTTTTCCTGCACCGTCACCGGCGACAGCTGCACCAGCCGGCCGCTGTCGAGGTCGTCGCGGATCATCGCCAGCGGGCACAGCGCCACGCCCTGCCCGGCCAGCGCGGCAGCGCGCAGCAGGTTGAAATCCTCGAAGACCGGCCCGGCCTCGTCCGGGTCGATGCCCTCGCCCGCCCGCGAAAGCCAGGCGCGCCAGGCCGAGGTGTCGGTATCGTGCAAAAGCCCCGCCGCCTTGATCGCGGCGGCCGGGGGCGGCGCCTTGCCGAAAGCGGGCAGCAGCGCGGGGTTGCAGACCGGCGCGCTTGCCCCCGGCAGGAAGCCCAGCACCCGCACCCCCGGCACGGCCGGCGGGCCATCCGAGAAGACGAAGGCGAAATGCGTGCTGCGAAAGTCGATCTCCTGACCGTGCATGGCATAGACCACCCGCAGCGCCACCTCGGGATGCGCCTGCCGAAAGCGCGAGAGCCGCGGGATCAGCCAGCAGATCGCCACCGAGGGGATGGCGGCGATCACCAGCGGCTGCGTGCCGCCGGCCATGCGCACCCGCTTGCAGGCAGCCTCGATCTCGGCCAGCGACAGGCTCAGCGTCCGCGCCAGTTCCTGCCCGCGGGGCAGGATGCGCGGCCGCGGCCCCGAGCGGTCGAACAGCGCGACCCCCAGGAATTCCTCAAGGTGGCGGACCTGATGGCTGACCGCCGACTGGGTGACGAACAGCGCCTTCGCCGCCTCCTTGAAGCTTTTCAGCCGGGCCACCGCCTCGAAGGCGCGCAGGGCGTTCAGCGGCAGAAGCGACATCGGCGTTCCAAAACTGTTTGAGATTTTCTCAAGTGAAGCATGAGAAACCGTCTTTTGACAAGCGGCCTTGCGGAACCGATCCTGCCGCCATCCGAACCCCCAAAAGACAAAAGGACATCCCATGCAACGCGACAGGCTCCAGAGTTTCGTCGGCAATGGCGAGAAGGCGGTCCCGACCTTCTCGGCCACGGAAATGCAGCGCCGCCAGGATGCAATCCGGGCGCATATGGCGCAGGCAGGCATCGATGCGGCGCTGTTCACCTCGTATCACAACATCAATTATTACGCCGATTTCCTCTATTGCCAGTTCGGCCGCCGCTACGGGCTGGTGATCGACCATGACAAGGCGACCACCATCAGCGCCGGCATCGACGGCGGCCAGCCCTGGCGGCGCAGCTTCGGCGGAAACGTCACCTATACCGACTGGCAGAAGGACAATTATTTTCATGCGCTGCGCCAACTGGCCGGCCAGGCCCGACGCATCGGCATCGAGTTCGACCATGTCAACATCGACCTGCTCGACCTGCTGAAGGCGGAGTTTCCCGGCGTCGCGTTCGTCGATATCGCAGCGCCTGCCATGCGGCTGCGCATGATCAAATCGGCCGAGGAGATCGCCCATATCACCGAGATGGCCCGTATCGCCGATCTGGGCGGCGCGGCCTGCGTCGAGGCGGTGGCCGTGGGCGTGCCCGAGCATGAGGTGGCGCTGCATTCCACCGCCGCCATGGTGCGCGAGATCGCGAAAACCTGGCCCCATGCCGAACTGCTGGACAGCTGGACCTGGTTCCAGTCCGGCGTGAACACCGACGGCGCCCACAACCCGGTGACGAGCCGCAAGATCCAGCGCGGCGACATCCTGTCGCTGAACTGCTTCCCCATGGTCGCGGGCTATTACGTCGCGCTGGAGCGCACGCTCTTCGCCGAGCAGGCCAGCGACGAACATGTCCGGCTGTGGGAGTTCAACTGCAAGGTCCATGACCGCGGCAAGGAATTGCTGGTGCCGGGCAAGAAATGCTCGGAGATCGCGGCCGAGCTGAACGAGATGTATGCGGCCGAGAACCTGCTGCAATACCGCAGCTTCGGCTATGGCCACAGCTTCGGGGTGCTGTGCCACTATTACGGCCGCGAGGCGGGGCTGGAGCTGCGCGAGGATTGCGACACGGTGCTGGAGCCCGGCATGGTCGTCTCGATGGAGCCGATGATCACCATCCCCGAGGGCATGCCCGGCGCCGGCGGCTATCGCGAACACGACATCCTGGTGATCGAGGAAGGCGGGAACCGCAACATCACCGGCTTCCCCTATGGACCCGAGCATCTGATCGTCAGGGGCAAGGCCAAGGCCGCCTGATCCCCCGCCGCCCGCCGGACCATCCGGCGGGCGGATCGCGTAACGGCGGTTGCGACCGCCGCCACCGGCCCGCATCCCCCGCGGGCCGGGCCGAAAGGCCATTGCCGGCAGAGGAGGCCGGCAGGAACACCCAAGGGAGGGTAACAATGTCCAATCCAACGCTCGCCGCGGCGGCCGACATGCCGCAGGATGCGGCGCAAGACACCGAGGTTTCGCCCGACGTGGTGAAGAAGGTGCTGGGCGCCAGCTTCGTCGGCAATTTCGTCGAATGGTTCGACTATGCCTCATACGGCTATT
Encoded here:
- a CDS encoding aminopeptidase P family protein, with amino-acid sequence MQRDRLQSFVGNGEKAVPTFSATEMQRRQDAIRAHMAQAGIDAALFTSYHNINYYADFLYCQFGRRYGLVIDHDKATTISAGIDGGQPWRRSFGGNVTYTDWQKDNYFHALRQLAGQARRIGIEFDHVNIDLLDLLKAEFPGVAFVDIAAPAMRLRMIKSAEEIAHITEMARIADLGGAACVEAVAVGVPEHEVALHSTAAMVREIAKTWPHAELLDSWTWFQSGVNTDGAHNPVTSRKIQRGDILSLNCFPMVAGYYVALERTLFAEQASDEHVRLWEFNCKVHDRGKELLVPGKKCSEIAAELNEMYAAENLLQYRSFGYGHSFGVLCHYYGREAGLELREDCDTVLEPGMVVSMEPMITIPEGMPGAGGYREHDILVIEEGGNRNITGFPYGPEHLIVRGKAKAA
- a CDS encoding Rrf2 family transcriptional regulator; translation: MRLTRYTDYAMRVLLYLGREPERLCSIGEIAQAYGISQNHLMKVINDLVHAGFLASLRGRNGGIRLARPPAEINIGALVRHTEDDFDLVGCTSCIIAPACGLTSVLDEAMAGFMAVLDGYSLADVLARRPDFSHLLHPVAPREPARS
- a CDS encoding LysR substrate-binding domain-containing protein, which encodes MSLLPLNALRAFEAVARLKSFKEAAKALFVTQSAVSHQVRHLEEFLGVALFDRSGPRPRILPRGQELARTLSLSLAEIEAACKRVRMAGGTQPLVIAAIPSVAICWLIPRLSRFRQAHPEVALRVVYAMHGQEIDFRSTHFAFVFSDGPPAVPGVRVLGFLPGASAPVCNPALLPAFGKAPPPAAAIKAAGLLHDTDTSAWRAWLSRAGEGIDPDEAGPVFEDFNLLRAAALAGQGVALCPLAMIRDDLDSGRLVQLSPVTVQENYGYYLLANDPQPADLAENAQAFQDWAFHERDAGPGG
- the hmpA gene encoding NO-inducible flavohemoprotein, coding for MPQPLSAQTIALVKATVPGLEAHGLDIVREMYARMFQNPEIRDLFNQSHQGGSEAQPRALTGAILAYANNIDNVTALVPAVERIAQKHVGLQILPEHYPHVAEALLGAIQAVLGDAATDEVLDAWGEAYWFLANILIARERRIYDEQLAVAGGWNGWREFRIDEVIRESSTIASFILRPVDGGPVMAHKPGQYLTFWLEIPGHAPAKRNYSISAAPNGQTYRISVKREPQGLVSGWLHQQRPGTVLKVAAPAGEFFLPERPKRPVVLLSGGVGLTPMVAMLEALVQSDAPVPVHYIHGTHDRETHAMRAHVRALAKGRGQITVTDFHQTPLADEVAGRDYDHAGLITEEWLLANTPSGDADYYICGPRPFLRAAVAALSLAGVPSDRIHYEFFGPADELLVA